From the Betaproteobacteria bacterium genome, the window CTCCCCGTTTGGTTTCCTTTCATTGTTTCCTTTGCGCCCTTTGCGCCTTTGCGTTGAGGTGTGGTGTTATCAAAAATCGGCGTGTATACGCCCCGGCCCTAGAATTCCGTGGGGATCGAATGCGCGCTTCAGCTTCTTGTGGACGGCGAGCAGGCCTGACGAGAATTGCTGGATACCGTGACGCTTGTTGCCGTCGCGGAACAGGGTCGCGTGCCCGCCGGCCTTGTGCGCCAAATCGAAAGACTTCGACGGATCGAGATCCGCCGCGATCCAGCGCAGGCCGCCGTTCCATTCGATCAGTTGTGTGCCCAGATCGAGCGGTGCAGCCGTCGGCTTGATCGAAAAACGCCATAGTGCCGGCGCGCCTTTGAACAGCGGATGGGTCTGTTCACGGATCGACCTCCAGAACGCGGCGCCGTCTTCGACGATGTCTCCGCCGAGTCTCTTCTGTGAAGCCGTGACCGCGGCGGCAGCGCCGGACAATCGCACGTACAACGTACCCTCCACGTGACACGTCGCGGAGATCGACAGCGGTTTTGCCGCCCATTTGTTCATGGACTCGATTGCCACTGCTTCGTCCAGCGTAAAGCGCAGCGTGCGCTCTTCCTGTGGCAACGGCAGCACTTTTACCGATGCCTCGGTGAGCAGTCCGAGCGTGCCGAATGATCCGGTCAGCAACCGCGACAAGTCATAGCCCGCAACATTTTTCATGACCTGCCCGCCGAAATGCAGGTCTTCGCCGAGGCCGTTGACAATGCGCACGCCGAGCACGAAATCGCGCGCGGAGCCCATCGCGGCGCGGCGCGGTCCGGAAAAACCGGATGCAATGCAGCCACCGAACGTGGCATCCGGTCCGAAGTGGGGCGGTTCGAAGGCCAGCATCTGGCCTTTGTCCGTGAGCGCCTCTTCGACCTCGCGTAAAGGCGTTCCGGCACGCGCGGTAATCACCAGTTCGGTAGGTTCATAGTCGACGATGCCGCAGAGGGCGCGCGTGTCGAGCGCGTCGCCGATCAGCACTAGGCCGTAGAAATCTTTGCTGCCGCTGCCGCGGATGCGCAATAGCGTTTCCTCGGCGGCCGCCTTGCGGATGGTTTCTGAAAACTGTCTGATTACTTCCTGCATGGAAAGTCTCAACGCAAAGGCGCAAAGGACGCAAAGGGACGCAAAGGTAGAAACAACACGATAGAGAGATAGCTATTGGTTTTCGACAGGCCAGCAAGTGTATCGCGTGTGAGAAACCAGCAAAATTTGGCAAGGAACAGCGCTACCCTGACTTTGATCTGTTTCCCGCCCTCTTTGCGACTTTTGCGTCCTTTGCGCCTTTGCGTTGAGATTGAGCGGTTGAAAAATTAGAAACGCGGCAGGTCGGGAAATTTTTCCTTCCCTATATGTACGTGCATCGCGCCGAACTCGGCGCAGCGCTGGAGCGTCGGCACCGCTTTGCCGGGATTCAACAGACCGTGTTCGTCGAACACTTTTTTCACCGCGTGGAAGGTTTTCAGCTCGTCGGTGTTGAACTGCACGCACATCTGGTTGATTTTTTCGATGCCGACACCGTGCTCGCCTGTAATGGTGCCGCCGACCTCGACGCATAATTCCAGAATCGCCGCGCCGTAAGCCTCCGCGCGCTCATTCTGGTCACCCTCGTTGGCATCGAACATGATCAGCGGATGCAGGTTGCCGTCACCCGCATGGAACACGTTGGCGCATTGGAGATTGAATTGTCCCGACAGCTCGTCGATGCGCTTGAGCACGTAAGGCAGTTGCTTCTTCGGAATGGTGCCGTCCATGCAGTAGTAATCCGGCAAGATGCGTCCTACCGCGGGGAACGCGGCCTTGCGCCCTGCCCAGAATTTGAGCCGCTCGGTTTCGTCGCGCGAAGTACGGATCTCGGTTGCGCCGGCCTTCTTCATGACGTCCTTGACGCGCGCGATCTCGTCGGCGACTTCCTCGGTGGTGCCGTCGGATTCGCACAGCAGGATCGCCGCCGCGTCCAGCGGATAACCGGCGCGCACGAACTGTTCGACCGCCGCGGTGGCCTTCTTGTCCATCATCTCCAGTCCGGCCGGAATGATGCCCGCGCCGATCACGTCCGCCACCGCCTGGCCGGCCTTGACGACGTCGTCGAATGCGGCGAGCACGACCTGGGCCTTTTCCGGTGTCGGCAACAGCTTGACCGTGACTTCGGTTACCACGCCGAGCATGCCCTCGGATCCGGTGATCAGCGCCATAAGATCGTAGCCCGGCGAATCCAGGCCCTCGGAGCCGATCTCGAGCAATTCGCCTTCGATGGTGACGAAGCGCAGCTTGAGAATGTTGTGGACCGTCAGGCCATACTTCAGGCAATGCACGCCGCCGGAATTTTCCGCGACGTTGCCGCCGATCGAACAGGCGATCTGGCTGGATGGATCGGGTGCGTAATAGAGGCCGTAGGGTGCGGTCGCTTCCGAGATCGCCGCGTTGCGCACGCCCGGTTGCACGCGCGCCATGCGCGCGACGGGATCGATGTGGACGATCTGCTTCATCTTTGCCATCACCAGCAGCAAACCCTGTGCATAAGGCAGGGCACCGCCGGAAAGTCCGGTGCCGGCACCGCGGAATACGACCGGCACGCGCCCCTTGTGGCAGATTCGCAGCACGTTGCGAACCTGGTCTTCGTTCTCCGGCAGCGCCACCATCAGGGGCACGCGCTGGTATGCGGTCATGCCATCGCATTCGAAGGGCTTGAGGTCCTCGCGCTCGTGCAGCAGCGACGCCGGCGGTAGCACGGCCACCAGCTGTGCGATGAGCTCGGCTTGGGCAACGCGGGGTTGCAGCGTTTCGGACGACAGCAGTTCGGGCATGCCCATGGTCAGGTAATCAGAATTGCGCGGAAATCGTTGACGTTGGTGAGCGTAGGGCCGGTAACGACCAGATCGCCGAGACTGGAAAAGAAACTATAGCCGTCATTATCGGCGAGCATCTTCTTCGCGTCCACATTGCGTTGCGCCGCTCTCGCCAGGGAATCAGGAGTCACCACTGCACCGGCGTTGTCTTCGGTGCCGTCGACGCCGTCGGTATCGCCGGCGAGCGCATGGATGTCCGGCTCGCCGCCGAGGGCAACCGCCAACGCGAGCAGGAACTCCGCATTGCGGCCGCCGCGGCCCTTCCCGCGCACGGTGACGGTGGTTTCTCCTCCCGACAGCAGCACGCAGGGTGTCTTGGCCGGCTGGCCGTGGCGTTTGATCTGGCGGGCGATGCCGGCATGCACCATCGCGACTTCGCGTGCTTCCCCTTCGATCGCGTCGCCGAGGATGACCGGCGTGATGCCGGCCTTGCGCGCAATGGCCGCAGCCGCTTCGAGCGACATTTGCGGCGCCGCGACCATGTGCAGTTCGGTTTTCGCGAGCCGCGGGTCACCGGGCTTCGGTGTCTCCTCCCTTGCGGCGCGCAGGTGCTCGACGA encodes:
- the glcE gene encoding glycolate oxidase subunit GlcE; protein product: MQEVIRQFSETIRKAAAEETLLRIRGSGSKDFYGLVLIGDALDTRALCGIVDYEPTELVITARAGTPLREVEEALTDKGQMLAFEPPHFGPDATFGGCIASGFSGPRRAAMGSARDFVLGVRIVNGLGEDLHFGGQVMKNVAGYDLSRLLTGSFGTLGLLTEASVKVLPLPQEERTLRFTLDEAVAIESMNKWAAKPLSISATCHVEGTLYVRLSGAAAAVTASQKRLGGDIVEDGAAFWRSIREQTHPLFKGAPALWRFSIKPTAAPLDLGTQLIEWNGGLRWIAADLDPSKSFDLAHKAGGHATLFRDGNKRHGIQQFSSGLLAVHKKLKRAFDPHGILGPGRIHADF
- a CDS encoding FAD-binding protein, whose amino-acid sequence is MGMPELLSSETLQPRVAQAELIAQLVAVLPPASLLHEREDLKPFECDGMTAYQRVPLMVALPENEDQVRNVLRICHKGRVPVVFRGAGTGLSGGALPYAQGLLLVMAKMKQIVHIDPVARMARVQPGVRNAAISEATAPYGLYYAPDPSSQIACSIGGNVAENSGGVHCLKYGLTVHNILKLRFVTIEGELLEIGSEGLDSPGYDLMALITGSEGMLGVVTEVTVKLLPTPEKAQVVLAAFDDVVKAGQAVADVIGAGIIPAGLEMMDKKATAAVEQFVRAGYPLDAAAILLCESDGTTEEVADEIARVKDVMKKAGATEIRTSRDETERLKFWAGRKAAFPAVGRILPDYYCMDGTIPKKQLPYVLKRIDELSGQFNLQCANVFHAGDGNLHPLIMFDANEGDQNERAEAYGAAILELCVEVGGTITGEHGVGIEKINQMCVQFNTDELKTFHAVKKVFDEHGLLNPGKAVPTLQRCAEFGAMHVHIGKEKFPDLPRF